In Cicer arietinum cultivar CDC Frontier isolate Library 1 chromosome 7, Cicar.CDCFrontier_v2.0, whole genome shotgun sequence, the genomic window GAATCTATCTAGTAATTTCTCCCTGATTGTGCTTTTCTATTAGAAAATCTATTATCTTGACATATTTTTTaagcttttaatttttattcaatgatttttttattaattcataatCTCCTTGTATATGTGTggcatttttgcaaaaaatgaACCCTCATCAACGTTCCCTTTTTTGCAAATTAAAGGAACTATATGTGTCGCATTTGCTAGAAGTGGGGAATGCTATGTAAACAATTGCAGAAGTTGttcaaaaacaataattgaGAAGGCTTCCTGAGACATCCATGCTATGTTTCAAGCTTTGCCTTGTGGTTGATACATGTGTCTTCTATTTTGGTAGAACAAACAGAGTCGGATGTCTCATTGTTGTTGTTTAGATGCAGAGAGATCTCTTCTGGCAGAGAGATAGAAAAGATGTGGATCCAATGCAGTAATAATAAATGAGAtcatcctaggcttattttaatttaatggtcAATTTAAGGGATTTAATTGAACCATCACCCTAGAAGCCACCAAACTTCACATAGTGGTATGTGGAGTATACTGAATTCTGTTGCCCTCATGTTAGAGTATCATttgtgaaatatatatatacacaaataaattttaatcaccaTAATTACTTTAAAAGGTAGTTATCACTCcatgtaaattaaaatattactaattaaGCAATAAATATGTAGAGCCCTGAAGCAATACCATAGGGTCTTGTTATCTATGCAAAATAGTTGAACCAGTGAACTGTTTAAGAATAAATACAAGGCAAATCGAAGGATTTAGCAGCAGCTTCTATGTGAGCAATGGCCTCCGCCTTTGAGAGCTGTTCTCCCTCTACCAACCCTTTTATTAAGGTATTTGCATATGATTTATTAGGCGCACACACCGGTAGCTTCCCACATTTGAAGTGCTCGATATCAAGATGCGAACACCTGGTTAAGttaatataaacataaatatcaTACACATATGGACCAACAATAAGTCACCCAAATATGCCAATTAGAAACTATAATTTGTTACTCACGTCATAGTAATTATAGGAATGTCCTGCTCCTTTCCTAAGTAGACAACATTACCATACCAACCATCCTGCATAACATTATCAGAAAAAGTTATGACAAATACAGCACACCACATTTAATTAAACAAGGAAGTAAAATATTTGCACCAATATTTTGTAAGTATAGTTCAGTTGATAGCTGCAACGACATTGATATGTAGGGGATCAGATTTGAATCCGGCATTCCCCACTTCTCCACACCTAAGTGTGTGAGTTTAGCCACTAAGCTACTtgaccatatatatatatatgagtaaGAGACTGTTGACTCCAAGAGTAAGTCTGAGATAAGTTACTTCACTTAATAACTCAATCTAAACGATGAATTTCACTAATCCAACTGTTGATTATTGAcgtaatatattaatgataaaaaatgcAAAGTTTTATAATAATCCGATTATTCAAAAAATGAGTAGGGACAAGGAATACATACCTTGACAACCTCTTGAGTACTGAACTCCTTGGTAGAGATGGCGTTCAGAGTAGTAATATCAAACAAAGAAGAGCCTGCGGTAAGGCTTAAACCATTTTCCTGGAATAAAATATCGTTGAATTGCTCTAACCTGTAACAAATGAGGATCCCAACAATGTCATGAAGGTCTTGCTTAAGATAAGGTTCTATGTGAATAAAAGCAGATTTCAACAGCCAGACGGTTTTACTTACGATATTTTGTACAGGCACATGTAGGTCTTGTGCTGAGAGTTTTGTACAGGATTAAGAAACGCAACACCTCCAGGACCCCATGAACATGAGGATTCACGACCGAAAAATATATGACAAGGGAAAGTCTTCCAAAGGATCTCCTCCGGAAGAGTACTGTTCACTGAACCAGAGCACGGCTTCTGCATACCTTCCACCTGCATATCATGTTTTGGaacttgataaaaaatataacagaAGAAACAAAGCTGTAGAAAAAGATTTGATTCTGTCAGATACGAGGCTCTCACTCTTTATATTATCAATCACCTACAACAAATTACAATATGATTTTTGCTAATCAAAGAGAACAAAAGAAATTACGGGGCAAGCCCACCCTTTCCTTTGCAGGCAACGATTTGACACCTTTTATGAAAAAGTGGCAAAGGCTAACAAATATAAATAGCTTTCTGAAATTTTATTGCggtataataataaatcatttaaatgtTGATGGAATAATTATAATGAATGAAATATAACCATTTGAATAATGCATTACCTGTCCACCTGCTATGTAGCAATCAAATCTTGGTCTCCACATATTTGAGCCATAGGAAGCATACCATAAGTAAACATTTGACGATTCGGATCGCCAAGAAGCATCAGTCTCTCCATCTGCATTAAGCATAGAGTTTCTCTAGTTATACATAAATTTCTGCTTAACATCTCTTTTCTTCATCTGCACACAGCCTAATTCGTAGATAATACAAATGCAATATTCACAAGCAAAGGTTGTACGAAGGCCATATTCATTAATATGATAAAAGGGGGCTGAAGTCATCATCGGAAGGCCTTACAAAACTGGAATCAATAAAATTGTCATCAAACAatcatgaaaaaataattacaatgacCAAAGCAAACAAAATGGTAAAGGAAATACAAGGTCCCATTTAATGGGCGCCTTCCTCTATGGTCGACTACACCAATTGGCCATCCTTCAAAACCTTATCAGAGTTCAGCTTATCAAACGCCAAATAAAGGTCAGGATTGAAGTGAACGACCTGATCAACGGCATTTTGAAAGGACTCCATCCCAATATCACCCATTTATGTCAAGAACATGACACTATCCTTCTCTGTCTTCTCAACATCATCAACTTTCTTCTTCACCCAACTATCTCCTTCGCCTCCTTCAACTTAATGGCGGAGTCCCCCAGTTGAGACTTCAAGACTTGGGATTTTTAGTGAAGGATGCCCGCTCCTCCTCCACTTTTTCATGGAGTTCCTTCAACTCTAATTGTTGCGGCCTCCTTCGCCTTTTCTGGCTTGTCCAAGTCGGTGCTCAAGCCTTTGGCAACTACCAGCTTCTCCCTCAGGCCAAATTTGTCGATCTCCCATTGTCTCTTCTCCGCCTCAAGCTTGACAATTCATTGGCGGAGCACCATGTTACAGCTCTTCTAGGTAAGTCTAAAGAGGAGCACTCCAGATGGCCGACAACTTCCCAGACAAAGACGGTGCTAGTGCGGCCGAAATCGTGATTTTCCTTCTATCTTTTTGAATAGCCTGAGTAGTAAGTTGGGTAGAAGTTGACCTAGTTTTTGGTTTTCTTACTCCGGTCACCCTCCAAGTTTATCATAGGAGCCGAACACTTCGAATGCCCAACAGGGTTCATATTTGTGGTCGTGGGAGAACCAACTCCCAGCTCTGAGGGTGTTGAAGATAAGGTTGGAACTACAATTGACGACGACAGACACCTTCGAGATTGAGCCACTTGTTCCATGTTCAACGGGGTTCATATTTCCTTCTCAAAGGACTTCACATACGCTCGCATGTGATTCATGTCATACCTTTCCCCACCAGTCAATTCAATAACACAAAAGATCACCTCACTCCTTTTCTTGGCAAAGTAACGGTTCGTCACTCCTTTTATTGGCAAAGTAACGGTTCGTCCAATATAAAGGAAAGTTTTCTTGGCAGAAGTGCTGGTGAGCCTTCATGGTGCGAGAACAGACTACAAAAGATTTGTCCTTGAAACCCTTGAGGGAGTTAGTATAAGGTTTAAGATATGATCAAGTTGCTTGAAAGAGATCAACCCTTGTTGGTCCAGAGACTTATTTGAACTCCTTAGCAGggtaaaaaatttgaaaaatgagtGATTGTCGTCTTTCCCTTCAAATTCCATCTCAAGAGCTCGAACGCGTGCATATACGCCCTGTTGTTCAAATGAAGATACGATCGGGACACATCCAAATGATTCAAGACTTCAACATTGAATTTGGTAATCGGGAACCGAATTCCAATGTCTCTGAAGACTGTTTTGTATATCAGAACCACACAAGATTCATATACGTTGCATATTAATTGGTCTTTTTCCCGGGGTAGACTTGCCAGTCTTCTAACGGTCCCAGAATCGTATAGGTTATCCAGAACATCGTTGCCCTCTCCCGTCCAGAATAGGTGGATTTTACCCCGAGCGCCTCCTCAGAAACCCAAGGATAGTCTTTGACATATGTGGGCATCTCTAGATCATTGTGAGGAGATTTCACCTTCTTCGCCATTTCGTCGTCCCTACCCATATCAGAGGAAGATAAGTGAGTCTGGCATCGATCAACCTTGACGATCCACCACATTATTTCTTCACGGCTAAAGAGTAAAGAAAGGTCAAGGATGACAACCTAAGGTATTTTTAAAGCCCTgggatatgaggaaaacaaggGTCCAGATCACACATAATGATTTAACGGCTTAGAAACTGTTTTGATCCAAACGGCATAAGGCACTCAAGTGTAACATAGGGCCTTTAAAGCCTAACAAACTAGGGCCCAAATGGCAGATGGAAATAGAAGAGTTGCCGCTTCAAATCACATCAAATGAGAcatgtgtcactggatgaaagAACCCCTCATCGACTcaacttttcaaaattatcGTCTAAGGGGTTTCGGCTCTCCGAATGTCTGCCTCACCggatggcatcaatgcaagcAAAACTGGTGTCGGACACCGAAGATGaatattgtattatattaaaaaatatttaaacctaCAAAGTGAGACTCAAATTTTACTTGTTACATTGGGTGTTGTTACCTGCATCAACTTTGAGCGTGGAAAATGGTTTGATTACATCTTCAAGAAGCTCtgcaatatttttaaatttgagtgGAGCTTTTTCATCCTCAGTCTCAGAGTCAGAGCTTGAGAAAAGAGTATGCTGCAAAGGCAAAAAATCAAAGGGAGAATTATTGCCCAATAAATGATGAAAACAGATACACAAAGGAAAAGTGAAGGACgggagaaaaagagaaagaaattaAGCTAAATAGGTATGGAATTTATGTTCCTCTAGAGACCTTCACAAATCACACATACTCTAACTAAATATGTATGGAATTTATGTTCCTCTAGAACCCTTCGCAAATCACACATGCATGATTCATTATTATCCTATCGCCATACTCTGACTAACTAACGAACTATAGAAAACCCAAATTTGTTTATAGTTATGAAAAATGCTAATAACATTATATCATCTgaccaaaaagaaaataaaaaggatgAGTTAAGCCTAGTATATTAACTAAACTCCCATGGTCAATATCAAATTATGTAAGCCAATGACAacatatcaataaaattttgttcgatacaaataacataaacataaacaataatGAACCTTTCCAATTTATAATTACTAATAAATCTAATAAAGTTAcaaaattgcaaaaaaaaaggtaataaaatactttaataCAATTTgattactattatttataatttgtaattGACAATTTATAATCTTGTACAATTTTAAAGTGATTTACACAACAGTAATATGATATCACATTAAAAGCATTAATTgtggaaaaaaaattcatgaaaGTTAACTACCGGAGGTGGTGCCACTTGACCAATTATTGATTGTGGTAATTCACACGCAAGCGTAGGCCAAAAGGGACTTAATTCCTGGCGAACCTGCAAAATAAGTTGTAcacgaaaaataaaattaggaaTCTTCGTTGTATCTAAAGCTATATTTGGGAGTTTTTGAGNNNNNNNNNNAGAAGTAGAGGGAAGGGTAAGGATGAGTAGTCTCCCTACATTGCATgagatttcattttttttcattgaacTAAACTCTTCTGATATGGGGGAACTAGATAAATGCATTGGAGGAGGGCTTTGGAAGATTTTGAATAGATTTTCAAATCCACTACTTTTCTTTATAATACTCTCAAAACCAAAAACATTTTACTCATAAGTATATTTATCTTGTATCCTTCAAAATCACTCTCCCAAAAAAGTGAAAGATTTATCTATCATTCTATTCTTCCCCTTCCCACCAAAGCTCTCNNNNNNNNNNNNNNNNNNNNNNNNNNNNNNNNNNNNNNNNNNNNNNNNNNNNNNNNNNNNNNCCTCCTAACTCCCAAACAAAGCCCGGAGGTACACAAGACCCACGTGAAACTAGCCATGGAAGAAATGATAGCACCCCACCCTAAACTTTCTAGAGAAAAAGCAAATGATTCCTCTTAAGAGAGGAAAACAACCTATATTAGTGATGTGTTATTACCGCTTGGATCACACGCCATGTAGACTCAAATGGATAGGCTTCTGAAGAAGATTCAATAAGAGGTTTGTCTTCAAGCAAAACCTCTAAACAAGCATGCATTGACTTTGCAATCGAGTCAAGATTATACCCTCCTTCTAAAACCAGTACAATCCTACCTTCGGCAAAATTCATCAACTGAAATATAAAAGGGAAAATCATATGTATTAGAAACTGATATATTTAGCATATTAAGCATTTCGAATATGTTTTCGAAGTTTCAAactattgaagaaaaaacatAGCTGAAAACAAATAATATGCCAATTGCCAATCACGATGGAACATACATATCAATACAACACGCCtaatatttaactaatttttttatattaaatacacTTCAGAATTTTACTTTTATCAAGAAAATAGCATACTAgcattacaatttaaaataaacatatgtATGAAGTAAACAAGAAAAATCAGTTGTAAAAATCAACCTTCTTCAACAGAACAGAATAACCAAATGGTGTGACACGGCATCCACCCAAAGGGTCTCCAACAGCTGTTACAACAAAAAAGTACATAGTTACtcttaaaaaatcaataaaaatattatatccaCTAACCTGAACTCAAGGAAACCTTAAAAAATAACTCTAAAAGTTATGCAACCATGGACCTGCATCAAATCCAGCAGAAACTATTATTATGTCTGGTTTAAATTCTTTGGCAACAGGGAGCAAGACGTGGTCCCACACTGCAAAATAGTCTGCATCACCGCATCTACCATTCTCCCATGGAACATTTATATTGTATCCAGCACCTGCTCCTTCTCCAATCATGTTATAGAAGCCATCATCACTAGACGGATAAAAACTCCCAAATTCATGCCTGTATGAATAGGAAAGTCGATATGACTGAGGTTCAACTATGATTCTATGAGGGTGATAGAACCACAAAAGAAATTTCATCTTAAATCCATAAAATGAAAGTCGTCCCTAAGTTGCCAGTTTAAAGGGAAGAAACAATCTAGCAAGCAGCTCCTATTGCATTAACTAGCATAGTTGCAAAAACTTTACAATATTACCGactaatttatatacatttatGAGCACTAAGAAACAAATACGAGATTATAAACCAATAAAGATAACCAGAAAATACACAAGAATAATTGACACACCTGTGAACGGAGAAGAATAACACTCGAGAATCATTCCAAAACATCTTTTGAGTACCATTTCCATGATGGACGTCCCagtcaacaattaaaattttctttacaCCGAATGCTGGCTGTCATGCACATAGCAAAATCAGATAATATAAAGGGGCCTATAATGTAACTGACTGATCGAAGGTTCAAAACTCTTAGTAAATATGAAAATGATAGGTAGATGTTACATTACTTACACTTTCATCTAAGAGATAAGATGCAGCAATTGCCACATTGTTGAACAGACAAAATCCCATGGCTTCATTTTGCTCTGCATGGTGACCTGGAGGCCTAACAATAGCAGCAGCAGAACGGAATTCCTTGCTTGCTACTCTTTTAGCAACCTGTTTGAAAAAACATCCTCAATTAGGCTCATCAAGTTTTTCCTAAGAATAAAATACAGACTCAATTTAATAACATTAAGCGTGCGATTTGGGGAGGGTTGAGTGTACGCATTATGCAGTGTTGCCatcataaaagaagaaaatgcaTTTGCAACCATAAGCTATAACCACCACATCACAAAGTAACAATTTTATTGTTAAACTAAAACTAACCTTACCAAGTATTCAGGGAGGGGAGACAGATAATTCACAAAATCAAAGAATTTGCTTCCtttgttataaaaattcatGGGATgacttgaaaataattatttactacaGAGAAAAACATAACTAAGTTCAGAATCACATACCAGTTTCTATAAGTTAATTCTTGTTGGTGattattttctgatttttcgGAACAGATAGAATCTTCCTATTAATTTTCTATGATCAAGTAGGAATCGATATCAGTTCTATCCATTTAGGAATTTTCTTAATCCCATATCTGTTATTTTCTGTTACCATTAAATAGGAGATTATTTCTCGAATTTTCTAATCCTAGATTAGTGTACAGTTGCAAGGAACATGATACAGAAACACAACCCATGTAAGTATGCTGTTCATCATCGTGTACATTTATTGCAACACTTTCTTTTGGAGGAACCTGGTATGCGAATTGAAGGATGGAGAATCAATACATGGTACGCAGGGATGTAAAGAGAACATTTTAACTATCTACAAATGTTGCCCCAACTCCCTACATAAACTAAAGCTCATAATAAACCaagttaagaaaaaatatttgttggaaCATAATTGAAGTTCATaccaaaataatttaatgttaaagaaCTGTGAAAGCCCAATAACTTACTAGAAATGGAAGTTTCTCACTCCAATAATGGATCATGCCTAAAAAAGAAGTATACACTGATTTTAATGAACGAAACAGCTATTCTACAATGCAAACCAGCTGACACCCCAATAAAAGGTGGGATAAGGGAAAAAAGTCCGCCGCCAAGCCAGGGACAAAGACTACTAGGGAAATTAATCTACCAAACTCCTACAAGGTCATCCAAATTCCAAACATGTAATAATCAATTAAGTAAGAGAAGTGCCATATTTCCTCCAATTCCTTCTTATGCAAGCAAAACTACATGTGGAAGACATCAGCCAGCAGTAAAATTTTCAGTAAGTTAGGACATTAAATACTGTCATGGCAATCAACATGACCAATGCGAATAACATAAAGTAAAAAACTGAAAACAGACAATTAACAACGtaatctcattattattattacataaaGAAAATTCTTAAATAATATACCTCTATAGTGGAGCCGGCAGCAAGATAGGCAGATTCTGTTGAACCTTCATTGAAGTATATAGAATTAAGTTTAGACGCACTACGCTTCTGcgaattcaaattttttgagcTGATGTTCTTAATCAGTTTCACATGATTTTTAGAATGAACTGATTCTAAATATTTGTCTTCGGCTTCTTTAGCATCCAAAATCACACATCTGAAATATGATAAAACAACAGAATCGATTCAGAACagcaaaaaaaacagaaaactgaacataaaaaatgatgattACCGATCGGTAATGCCAGAGGTTTGAAGCTTGTTCCAAATAGCCCTAATGCGATTTGGAGTTTCAGGATGGTTAACGTCTTCTGGATTGAAGTGTTTACACATCCTCTCGTCATAGAGTAAAGCTACGTGTCGTTGAACGTTGTTTTTGCTTCGTCTACTCTCGTCGCTGTCAGACTCCATCGTTTCGTTAACGAACTTTCTCGAAGCACGGTGTCGTTTACTTAATTTCTGCTATCTATCACTGAGTAATCGAAAAGCAGAAGAATAGTAGAAGCGAAAC contains:
- the LOC101488469 gene encoding histone deacetylase 5, with product MESDSDESRRSKNNVQRHVALLYDERMCKHFNPEDVNHPETPNRIRAIWNKLQTSGITDRCVILDAKEAEDKYLESVHSKNHVKLIKNISSKNLNSQKRSASKLNSIYFNEGSTESAYLAAGSTIEVAKRVASKEFRSAAAIVRPPGHHAEQNEAMGFCLFNNVAIAASYLLDESPAFGVKKILIVDWDVHHGNGTQKMFWNDSRVLFFSVHRHEFGSFYPSSDDGFYNMIGEGAGAGYNINVPWENGRCGDADYFAVWDHVLLPVAKEFKPDIIIVSAGFDAAVGDPLGGCRVTPFGYSVLLKKLMNFAEGRIVLVLEGGYNLDSIAKSMHACLEVLLEDKPLIESSSEAYPFESTWRVIQAVRQELSPFWPTLACELPQSIIGQVAPPPHTLFSSSDSETEDEKAPLKFKNIAELLEDVIKPFSTLKVDADGETDASWRSESSNVYLWYASYGSNMWRPRFDCYIAGGQVEGMQKPCSGSVNSTLPEEILWKTFPCHIFFGRESSCSWGPGGVAFLNPVQNSQHKTYMCLYKISLEQFNDILFQENGLSLTAGSSLFDITTLNAISTKEFSTQEVVKDGWYGNVVYLGKEQDIPIITMTCSHLDIEHFKCGKLPVCAPNKSYANTLIKGLVEGEQLSKAEAIAHIEAAAKSFDLPCIYS